The DNA segment TCTCTTGTAATTCCCCAACCCGACCGCATCCAGGGCGACGATTGGCAAGGAGCCAGGAGGAGCGTGTAGCAGCGCTACCGCGACGACGCAGCGACGCAGCCAGCGTCGTCCTGGGGCGGTCGGCGCCCTGGCCCGAGGCATCGACCAATCCCAACTCGCCGGCGCCTTCCACGACATTCGCGACGCCTTCGCCACCCCGGAAGATATCAACGACTCACCACAGACGGCCCCCTCCAAACGCCTGGCCGTCCACTATCCCCCCTACGACAAAGTCCTCCACGGCTCGATCGCCGCGCTGGACATCGGTCTGCCCGTCATCCGCGATGCGTGCCCGCTCTTCGATGGTTGGCTCAGCACGCTCGAAGCACTGGGCCCCTCCGAAGCGTGAGTGGCGAGTTTTGCCAACAGATTGGCGACTCAGACCCCTTACCTCCCGGTCTGTTCGCAACAGATCGGCTACTCAGGCCCCTTACCTCCCGGTCTGTTAACAACAGATCCACGACTCAGACCCCTTACCTGCCCTTCTGTTCGCAACAGATCGGCTACTCAGACCCCTTACCTGCCCTTCTGTTCGCAACAGATCGGCTACTCAGACCCCTTACCTGCCCTTCTGTTCGCAACAGATCGGCTACTCAGGCCCCTTACCTCTCGTTCTGTTCGCGACAGAACGACGACTCAGCCTTCTCCCGCATGATAAAAACCCCGAGCGCATCCAGGGCGAAGTCCAGCAAGGAGGCAGGGATGAAGCTGTGGCAGCGCCACCGCGAATCCCTGACGACGACGCTGGCTTCGTCCTGGGGCGCTCGGCACAAAAAAAGCCCTCCGGACTCACCGAAGGGCTCCAAATCACGCTTACACCATCGACGCTTTACTCACCCGAAGGTTCGACAACCGGCGTCGGCTGCACCGGCGGCGCGTCATTCAACACGACCTCCCCGGCGTCCGGGGCGTCGGCGTCGGCGCTCGCGGCACCACCGGGACGGCCCGAGCTTCGATACATGGAGTTGAGCGGCAACATCAGCTGCCGCAGGCTCTCATTCTCATTGAGCGAGAGCGCCCCCTCCACAAACTGCCGGGCGGCGACATAGGCGCGGCGAGCCTCGTCGCGGGCTGCGAAGAGCTTCTGCATGGCGAGCACCGCGTCGGAGTTTTCGGCGTTGGCGGCCTTCTGCGCCTGCACGAATCCATCAAAGGCAACCTGCGCCTCGATGACCACCGCGTGCTCCGTGCCGAGCGCGTCGTTGGCGTAGGTCAGCGCGACCTCCATCACCGCCCGCGAGCGGTCCAGGCCCAGGGCCCGAAAGCCCGAGGGGGGCAGCGGCATCCCCCGCTCCAGACGCTCCTTCAAGAGCGCCGGGTTCGCCGTCACATCGGCCACCGCCAGATAATAGTTCGACTGCGCCGTGGCATAGAGACGCTCGTACGCCCCCTCCATCGCCACATCGGCCTGCGCCACCGCCTCGGCCGCCCGCGCCGCCTCCTCGCTCTCGGCCAGCGCCTCGCCCACCGCCGCGCTGTAGGGCAAAAGCGCCTCGTCGAGCAGATCCGCCGCAAGCACCAGCGCCTGCTGCCCGCGCGCATGCGCGGTCTTGGGCGCCATCGTACGAACCTGATCCGCAGCCCGCTCCATCCACGCCTTCAACGTCAGATCAAAATGGGTCTCAGACATCGCATAACTCCTTATTCAGAAGCTCCGCCCATCCCCCGAGCGCGCCACGCAAGCCTCGCTGCACCATT comes from the Lujinxingia sediminis genome and includes:
- a CDS encoding DUF4276 family protein, coding for MNDSPQTAPSKRLAVHYPPYDKVLHGSIAALDIGLPVIRDACPLFDGWLSTLEALGPSEA